The genome window gctggggctcagggcagcgctgtgctcctccagcccggcccagggcagggctcacTCACTTCTCGCCCTCGGCGATCTGCTGGATGCGATAGGCCTCGGCCTCGGCCGGCTGCTTCACGGTGGCCGtcagctccttctccatcctcaccacctccttctcctccacctCAATCTGCTTCTTGCGCTCCACCACCTCGATCTCAATCTCCTCCTGACGGATCTTCTGCTGCTCCCGGGCGCTCTGGAGCTCGTAGGCCAGCTGGGCCTCTGCAGTCTGCACACGGGGGAGAGGAGAAGAGGGGTCAGGGCCATGAACTCGGGTACACACACATAAGGACCTCAAAACCAGACATGACTCCTGCTATTGAACCTTTTCCCAGTGCTGACATCCCAatcctcagtgctgctcttcccACAGCACTTAAGCCCATATCAACTCCAGGTTCAACCCTCCCCATCCTTTCCTGTTCTCCAAGTCCCACTGAATTGCTGCAAACAGGAGAGGAATCTGCTGCAAGctcacagtgacacacagaccTGGGTTTTCCGCCCCAGCTCTCCTAACAGATGTAGGAGGAGGAAGCTGACAAGTCCCAGAGCTACCAACACCACCACAGACCATCCAGGGAACAGCAGTGGGCTGTGGGATACTCTCACCTTAATGTTGACTTCCTCAGTGAAGGCAGCTTTCTGCAACTCAAAAGCCCGTTTGGAATCTGCTATTTTGGTATCTGCCATGAACTTGACATCCAGCATTTCCTTCTTGCACTCTGCCTCCTGCAGAGAGGgaacagagagcagagctccagggcaTGCAGTTGGAGCAGAaaaggctgctccagggaagcCCAGCACGTCTCCAGACTCACCCGAATGCCAGCATCCCGCTCGGCTTCTGCCACTCCAATGTCTGCATCCCTTTGGACAGCTGCAATCTGAGTCTTCCCCAGGGAGCTCAGGTAATCCACTTTATCATAGACATCCTGGGGAGGGGAGATAAGTCATAACCACTTCAAATGAGTGACTCCATCTTGCTCCCTTTCCCATTGAAGCTCAGTGTGGTAAGGCCAGGGTCAGAACACATCACGTCAGCTGCTCCAAACaaacaggcagggcagggagaaggaggCCATCCTGACATCTTCCCTCACTCCCAGGAGGCTGGGTTATCAGCCAGCTCTCTCCACGAGCTTGTTTACAGAGGCAGCTACCCCGGTGCTCTTGGCCCAGCTGCCTGGATACAGGACATGCTGTGGCGGCTGTCATGGAAACCCCCggagggctgggacaggctgtcAGCCTGAgccttccagctgcagcaggggggTCATGGCcaggctctcctgctgctcctacAGCTCTGCCTAGAGCAGTGCCCAACATCTGGGCGTACCTTGATGGTGAAACTCAGGATCTCGATCCCCATGCGACCCACGTCGGGAGCTGCCACCTCCCGCACCAGCTTGGCAAACTGGTCCCTGTCCTGGTAGATCTGCTCCACTGTCAGGGTACCTGAAGAGGGGAGGAAGGTGAAGCACTTTATTTGGAACAGGTAACACACAAAAATGTGGGTCTAAGCTCAGCAACATCCTGGTTGTCCCTAATCTTGTCAGGACTGGGCTCAAGGGCGTAAtcctctgccacagcaggggcagcaaCATCTCAGTCTCACAAGTGCAACCACCACCCACATGTGCTACCTGTGGCCCTTGGGGACTCAGACATCTCTCACTGCAGGCACCGAAAACTCATTTATCACAAGGCCCAGCCAcgcagagggagctgctggaggggagatgccacctctgcaggcagcacaggatAGTCCTATGTGGCTGTGTGGTGGCAGTGATACTGCTGGGACCAGCCAGCTGAGAGGGGACAAAGCCACTCGAGGTGCCTGCAGGGGATGAGCCCCTCCATACCTAGGATGGAGCGCAGGTGTCCCTCCAGAGTCTGCAGGACCACGTTCTTCACATCCTGCACGTTCTTCCCCAAGAACTGCTCACAGgccacagccaggagctcctTCTCAGTCATTATCTTCACCTAGAGACAGGAGACAGAAGCAGAGGGACTGAAGGTGCCTGTCCAGGAGGTGCaggcacccagcagcagcagcagcagcagcagcagaagcagcagtacCACCACCAGGCTGCCAGGCCCCCATGCTACTGATGCTCCAAGGGACCACgctgagctgtccccaggctgagctgtcCCCACCTGAGCCAGGCTACTGGACCAGCCCCCGCTCTCTGTGCCACCACAAATACCAAACCCTGACAGCAGATCAGtgtggagctgctcagcagtgggGACAGAGCCTGGCCCTACCAGACCCAACTCACAGAAACCCTACAAAAAGCCCTGAAACAGCAGTTCAGCCACTGCACCAACACCAGTCAGAAGAAAGCTGGATATTAACCACCTCTGGCCAAAACCCATTTTGttaccttcttcttcctcctctttcacTAGAACTAATTCTTCTGACCCCAAAAAGACAGAGAATGAGAAAGAATGTGACATGCCCAAGGAGCAGCTTGGGAACAGGGGTTCCATTCAGTGTTCCCTGGAAGGAGGGATGGGACAATAAGGCCACTGGTTTGTCCTGCCTGTAGCTGGGAGCTCCCAGGCATCCTTTGCAATGACCCCAATGTGCCATGGTCAGGACCTGGCTGTTCTGCTCAGCATGGTCAGTCTGGTGAcagtccccagagctgggacacagccaccCCAGCAATGTTTTCACCTCCCTTACTCCAGAGCCAGGGCTAAAAGTGCACCCATTCCAGCCAAGCCAGGGTCTTAGGATGGCCCTGCTCGTCACAGGGCTGTTTTTCAAAGGCAAAGTGAATTACAAATCTCTGTGGGGTGTGTTAGGCAGTGGAGCTCTGTGCCTACAGCACCCAGCTATCAGGGGTGCAATTCACCAAGACAACAGCTCCTGGTGGCCATGTCCAGTCTGAGGGCTCAGGCaaaggctgggcacagggacattcTGAGAGGGAGCAGGTCCAGAGCAGTCACACAGCTTTCTGGATCCTACAGCACCCTCTCatggacacagctgggctgggcagtgcctcCTGTCCCACAAGGAGCTGGTGGCACTCTGAGTCCCGCCCTAAGGGCCGTGGCTGGACCTGGTTCTGAGATTTCCAAAGCACAGATGCTGTACAGGGGCCCTCTGAGGGTCCCAGTGCACACTATGGAGGGATTCACAGGCTACAGACCTCATCCTGATACCCTCTAGCACTTTCAGCTGCAAAAGCAACACAGCTCTTTCTTGAGAGTCTTGTCTGACagcccacacacacaaaatcatcCCTCCAGAGCCCAACAGCAGCACCtggcccaggcagtgccagagaGCAGGACAGCTGGGACTGACTGTCACCTTCTAAAGGGACAGGAGGTGGGCCATGCTAGACAGAGTGAGCTGGCCAAAACTCACGTGCCACAACCCTGCCCCTTGTAATGTTTAGAAACACCAACCCAGGCTGAGACTGTTTCCTACTGCTGCTTCCCAGACTGGGTGTCCCAGTCAAAATGTCAAACAGCCTCAGGCAAGCGTGGCAATCCTCTTCTGCATTGTCCCCAAAGCCTCTTGGGATCATTTCAGGGCCAATTCCACAGTGGTTTTTCTTGTCCCTACAACCCAGGCCAGCAGTGTGCTCTTCCCACACAAGGGGGAGttgggagagctgctctggagctgcaccCAGGAGTGTGAGCCCTGCATGAGGCTCCTCTCACAGCAAACAGGAGATTTCTGCAAGTATCAAAAGCAATTAGACTCAGCAGCGACATTTATGGTGAGCATCTGCCAGCAATTCCACCTCTCCAAACAATCCCCGCCCTCGGGAGCTGCGGGGAggacagagcacagggcaggatGTTCATTAGGAGAATCCCTGTGGTACTTGGGAGCAAGGAATGATTCAGCCTCTGGATAAAGCCAGCCAGCCTccactgctgagctctggcCAGCCCACGGGAGCCTGGCTCTGCATGGAATACAGATCCCAACCTCCAAAGCAAAGGCTGCACAAAAGAAAGCAGAGTTGAGCAATTTGTGCTCAGCGTGTTTTGCAGGGTTTCAGGCAGGGCACTGCGACACTCAAATGTCACTGCCACCAGAGGGAGAGCCCATGGCTGGCAGGGGATCAGAGAGCCTCCATCCAGCAATCCCCTGTGCAGGATCGATGCCACCacaccctgctccagccagctgCACTCGCAGTGAGGGGTGAGCACAGAGAATCCAATTAGCTGGAGGCTCAGGAAAATGCTGCACAAGGATATAGAGCCCAGCATGGCCTAagggagcagcatcccagcacatcccagcacccagccaACATGG of Molothrus aeneus isolate 106 chromosome 20, BPBGC_Maene_1.0, whole genome shotgun sequence contains these proteins:
- the FLOT2 gene encoding flotillin-2 isoform X2 — its product is MGNCHTVGPNEALVVSGGCCGSDEKQYVYGGWAWAWWCITDTQRVSLEVLTILCRCENVETSEGVPLYVTGVAQVKIMTEKELLAVACEQFLGKNVQDVKNVVLQTLEGHLRSILGTLTVEQIYQDRDQFAKLVREVAAPDVGRMGIEILSFTIKDVYDKVDYLSSLGKTQIAAVQRDADIGVAEAERDAGIREAECKKEMLDVKFMADTKIADSKRAFELQKAAFTEEVNIKTAEAQLAYELQSAREQQKIRQEEIEIEVVERKKQIEVEEKEVVRMEKELTATVKQPAEAEAYRIQQIAEGEKVKQILLAQAEAEKIRKIGEAEAFVIEAVGMAEAEGLKLKAEALQKYGEAAQLALVLDALPEIAAKVSAPLSKVDEIVILSGEKGSTMSDVNRLLAEIPNSVRAITGVDLTKLPLFQKATEAKE
- the FLOT2 gene encoding flotillin-2 isoform X4, which translates into the protein MGNCHTVGPNEALVVSGGCCGSDEKQYVYGGWAWAWWCITDTQRVSLEVLTILCRCENVETSEGVPLISLEIMTLQPRCEDVETAEGVAITVTGVAQVKIMTEKELLAVACEQFLGKNVQDVKNVVLQTLEGHLRSILGTLTVEQIYQDRDQFAKLVREVAAPDVGRMGIEILSFTIKDVYDKVDYLSSLGKTQIAAVQRDADIGVAEAERDAGIREAECKKEMLDVKFMADTKIADSKRAFELQKAAFTEEVNIKTAEAQLAYELQSAREQQKIRQEEIEIEVVERKKQIEVEEKEVVRMEKELTATVKQPAEAEAYRIQQIAEGEKVKQILLAQAEAEKIRKIGEAEAFVIEAVGMAEAEGLKLKAEALQKYGEAAQLALVLDALPEIAAKVSAPLSKVDEIVILSGEKGSTMSDVNRLLAEIPNSVRAITGVDLTKLPLFQKATEAKE
- the FLOT2 gene encoding flotillin-2 isoform X1, which codes for MGNCHTVGPNEALVVSGGCCGSDEKQYVYGGWAWAWWCITDTQRISLEIMTLQPRCEDVETAEGVAITVTGVAQVKIMTEKELLAVACEQFLGKNVQDVKNVVLQTLEGHLRSILGTLTVEQIYQDRDQFAKLVREVAAPDVGRMGIEILSFTIKDVYDKVDYLSSLGKTQIAAVQRDADIGVAEAERDAGIREAECKKEMLDVKFMADTKIADSKRAFELQKAAFTEEVNIKTAEAQLAYELQSAREQQKIRQEEIEIEVVERKKQIEVEEKEVVRMEKELTATVKQPAEAEAYRIQQIAEGEKVKQILLAQAEAEKIRKIGEAEAFVIEAVGMAEAEGLKLKAEALQKYGEAAQLALVLDALPEIAAKVSAPLSKVDEIVILSGEKGSTMSDVNRLLAEIPNSVRAITGVDLTKLPLFQKATEAKE